Proteins encoded within one genomic window of Triticum aestivum cultivar Chinese Spring chromosome 2D, IWGSC CS RefSeq v2.1, whole genome shotgun sequence:
- the LOC123048095 gene encoding uncharacterized protein — MPREMINADSIERAVTDIVPYLEDTSSTAHKAIYFDGWEGLGASAVLRAIAKDPPPSLLNKFDKIVHVDCSRWKSRRALQRTIAQELKLPRLIMDVIDRQDEEDDFRGIDEGLRAEIGFVGREILRVLMGQKCLVVFHNGSDNTIELNDLGIPQPDQWFVFGTQVLWTFRGRLRLNPRTTEKVDDSHLFLYDTWSSYGWNYLLQQEAREIARYTDNLGETVEECCLYLLSLNSQGGNIMDYDWSTHASNYWVCDGIIQGGHGDEAWEAAAALHQHINIEDYSSNTVPYFGDELETPSKRWILAKDSSVVHPESTSFFLAAVANPSLRHLPYDMFHQADKLCVLKLCRCTFSFSAPPFCCCRSLRFLGLDSCQDLRPEEDEKQDMDFLKSLWVIDIHNTDWNLPSSPEIIKQMATNIREVHIKNGRFWHIIFALGQPQNLHKLRVIDPTCCSLETGLPSLSSSTSLKTLVLDGCVGLEHVEGLPPSLESFSLDARPRKDDYKEAKISRISLAGCARLSEFTLRGSLPNLEELDLSGTKVKTLDLTTQVVQVPCLQQIILLGCMQLHAILWPKEGLPTLTVLHIDTSVCPVQTKLHKVYVTIMDMRFFQSLVLHVQRNVRFCWKSNRFHLNLCVPCTTNVKGQSYMKKKMGPGNSGKIMGPAQPKSLNPNTCSTYTDVSVDNIIIDHDYNNAMKFQPSGCHVEIGKGVSNASVEGVQAIKAIIFAMNQSESLHVHDSSSIATVITEHMKSRVGRDLDWEHLKHCHVVRCPKMHTVFMTNYGVYPFTEIETFWAADLPMAHCIWSKGTTYWGTETRCFAKLRSIHLYSCPRLAFVLPLLWGIQGLYLQNLESLHIVNCGDLKTVFPVHPGLKERVLEFPSLKHIHLYELHKLQHICEVKMHAPKLERVWLRGCWSLRRLPAIGGASRRPVVDCEQDWWEKLEWDGLEAGHDPCLFEQRHSSHYKRPLPRVSVLR, encoded by the exons ATGCCTCGAGAG ATGATTAATGCAGACAGCATCGAAAGAGCCGTGACAGATATAGTCCCTTATCTAGAGGATACAAGCAGTACTGCGCACAAGGCCATCTATTTTGATGGATGGGAAGGGCTGGGTGCTTCGGCGGTGCTTagagccatagccaaagaccctcCGCCGTCTCTGCTGAACAAATTCGACAAGATCGTCCACGTCGATTGCTCGAGGTGGAAAAGCCGACGAGCACTCCAGAGGACAATCGCACAAGAACTCAAGCTTCCTCGTCTCATAATGGATGTCATTGATAggcaagatgaagaagatgatttCAGAGGGATAGATGAAGGCTTGAGAGCCGAGATAGGATTTGTGGGAAGAGAGATCCTTCGGGTCCTGATGGGGCAGAAATGTTTAGTGGTCTTCCATAATGGGAGCGACAACACAATTGAGTTGAATGATTTGGGCATTCCCCAGCCGGATCAGTGGTTTGTATTCGGTACTCAAGTACTGTGGACCTTTCGAGGCAGGCTTCGGCTCAACCCAAGAACTACTGAGAAGGTGGATGATTCCCATCTTTTTCTTTATGATACGTGGAGTTCATACGGGTGGAATTATTTGCTGCAACAAGAGGCAAGAGAGATTGCTCGGTACACTGATAATCTTGGCGAAACAGTTGAAGAGTGCTGCTTGTATCTGTTGTCATTAAATTCTCAAGGAGGCAATATCATGGACTATGACTGGTCCACACATGCTTCTAACTACTGGGTCTGTGATGGGATTATACAAGGAGGCCATGGTGACGAAGCATGGGAGGCTGCAGCTGCTCTGCATCAACACATAAATATAGAGGATTATTCGTCTAATACAGTACCATATTTTGGGGATGAACTGGAGACTCCTTCAAAACGGTGGATATTGGCCAAGGACAGCTCTGTTGTGCATCCAGAGTCAACGTCCTTTTTCCTTGCTGCAGTTGCAAATCCTTCATTGAGACACTTACCttatgacatgtttcatcaagCGGACAAACTTTGTGTGCTCAAGTTATGCCGCTGCACCTTCAGCTTTTCTGCACCTCCTTTCTGTTGTTGCCGCAGCTTAAGGTTCCTTGGATTAGATAGCTGCCAGGATCTACGACCAGAAGAAGATGAGAAGCAAGATATGGATTTTTTGAAGAGCCTATGGGTGATAGACATACACAATACAGACTGGAATCTGCCTTCATCACCAGAGATAATAAAGCAGATGGCTACAAACATTAGGGAAGTACATATAAAGAATGGAAGGTTTTGGCACATCATTTTTGCATTGGGACAACCACAAAATCTTCACAAGCTTCGTGTTATTGACCCTACATGCTGCTCTTTGGAGACAGGCTTGCCCAGCTTGTCAAGTTCAACTAGCCTCAAGACTCTGGTTCTAGATGGTTGTGTTGGTTTGGAGCATGTTGAAGGACTCCCTCCATCACTTGAATCATTCAGCTTAGATGCAAGACCAAGAAAAGATGATTACAAGGAAGCCAAAATAAGCCGCATCTCCTTGGCTGGTTGTGCAAGATTGTCTGAATTCACACTGAGGGGATCACTTCCAAACCTTGAGGAGTTGGACCTATCTGGCACGAAAGTCAAGACACTTGACCTCACAACTCAGGTGGTGCAGGTCCCATGCCTCCAACAAATTATTCTACTGGGATGTATGCAGCTGCATGCTATTCTATGGCCAAAAGAGGGTCTGCCAACACTGACGGTGCTGCATATTGATACCTCGGTTTGTCCTGTTCAAACAAAACTACATAAAGTGTATGTTACTATAATGGATATGAGGTTTTTTCAATCCTTGGTATTACATGTACAGAGAAATGTCCGATTCTGTTGGAAGAGCAATAGGTTCCATCTAAATCTTTGTGTCCCTTGTACCACCAATGTTAAGGGACAAAGCTATATGAAGAAGAAGATGGGCCCTGGTAATAGTGGGAAAATAATGGGTCCTGCTCAACCAAAGTCATTAAACCCCAATACTTGCAGCACCTACACTGATGTCTCGGTTGACAACATAATTATTGATCACGACTACAACAATGCAATGAAGTTTCAGCCGTCGGGCTGCCATGTGGAGATTGGTAAGGGAGTTAGCAACGCTAGCGTGGAGGGTGTGCAAGCAATCAAGGCTATCATCTTTGCAATGAACCAATCCGAGTCGCTGCATGTTCATGACAGTTCTTCCATCGCCACTGTCATCACCGAACACATGAAGTCTAGAGTTGGGAGGGATCTTGACTGGGAACATCTAAAACATTGTCATGTGGTGAGATGCCCCAAGATGCACACAGTCTTCATGACTAACTATGGTGTCTACCCCTTTACAGAAATAGAGACCTTTTGGGCCGCTGATCTACCGATGGCACACTGCATTTGGAGCAAAGGAACGACCTACTGGGGCACGGAAACTAGGTGCTTTGCGAAACTGCGGAGCATACACCTCTACTCTTGCCCAAGGCTCGCATTTGTGCTTCCGTTATTGTGGGGTATTCAAGGATTATATTTACAGAACTTAGAAAGTCTCCACATTGTGAATTGTGGTGATCTAAAGACGGTGTTCCCTGTTCATCCCGGCTTGAAAGAACGTGTACTTGAGTTCCCAAGCCTGAAGCACATCCATCTGTATGAGCTCCATAAGTTGCAGCATATATGTGAGGTGAAGATGCATGCTCCCAAGCTTGAGAGGGTATGGCTCAGGGGCTGTTGGAGTCTCAGGCGCCTCCCAGCCATTGGCGGAGCTAGCCGTCGCCCCGTCGTGGACTGCGAGCAGGACTGGTGGGAGAAGCTGGAGTGGGACGGGCTGGAGGCTGGGCACGACCCATGCCTCTTCGAGCAACGCCACTCATCGCATTACAAGAGGCCCTTGCCTAGAGTTTCTGTGCTTCGGTGA